The following coding sequences are from one Streptomyces dengpaensis window:
- a CDS encoding DEAD/DEAH box helicase — MTGAPEPLDHLHPGLIHHIVNSLGWPALRPLQEEAITPLLDGSDAVLLAPTAGGKTEAATFPLLSKMAQEGWTGTSVLYVCPLKALLNNLLPRLETYTAWLGRTAALWHGDVPHTRRKRILRERPDILLTTPESLEAMLVSVNVDHRAFFSGLQAIVVDEVHAFAGDDRGWHLLAVLERLERVVERPVQRVGLSATVGNPEQLLNWLQGSGAGKRAAQVVAPHLREESPALPPPGDIQLDFVGSLANAATVIASLHRGEKRLVFCEARRQVEELGAALRAKGVTTFLSHASLSVDERRKAEEAFAEARDCVIVSTSTLELGIDVGDLDRVIQVDAPGTVASFLQRLGRTGRRPGSARNCLFLALDESGLLSASALLLLWSRGWVEPVVAPPEPRHIAAQQILALCLQEHRVGDQLWKEWWGGLGPFGPSAEPILRHLVQEGYLDQDGGMLFIGPEAERRFGYRHFMDITAVFTAAPEFTVLAGRSEIGTTDPALLTDEIAGPRRLLLAGRSWQVTHIDWSRRRCFVDPVDSGGRARWGGAGLVRAASYELARAAREVLLGADPPVVLTRRAQTALAEARDHSAEVVHTDGTVIVRGGRDTNVRWWTWAGYRANATLAATLTTVADPLQRPTDAYLRLREDVTVAEWSKAVTEATNQLCLPAVDARALNGLKFSAALPPRLAEATLAVRLADLYGAAAILREPSRFTEMGY, encoded by the coding sequence GTGACCGGAGCTCCCGAACCACTCGACCACCTCCACCCCGGTCTGATCCACCACATCGTCAACTCTCTTGGCTGGCCCGCGCTCCGTCCTCTCCAGGAGGAGGCGATCACGCCGCTCCTCGACGGCTCTGACGCCGTCCTGCTCGCGCCGACCGCCGGCGGCAAGACCGAGGCCGCAACCTTCCCCCTGCTGTCGAAGATGGCTCAGGAGGGGTGGACGGGTACCTCGGTGCTTTATGTCTGTCCGCTCAAGGCCCTCCTCAACAACCTCCTGCCCCGTCTTGAGACTTACACCGCCTGGCTGGGCCGTACGGCCGCGCTATGGCACGGCGATGTGCCGCACACGCGGCGCAAGCGCATCCTGCGCGAGCGCCCGGACATACTGCTGACCACGCCGGAATCCCTCGAAGCGATGTTGGTCAGCGTGAACGTCGACCACCGTGCCTTCTTCTCGGGACTGCAGGCGATCGTCGTCGACGAAGTCCACGCCTTCGCCGGCGACGACCGCGGCTGGCATCTGTTGGCCGTTCTGGAACGGCTGGAGCGCGTGGTGGAGCGGCCGGTACAACGTGTGGGGCTCTCGGCAACCGTCGGCAACCCGGAGCAACTGCTGAACTGGCTGCAGGGTTCCGGCGCCGGGAAGCGTGCGGCACAGGTCGTCGCCCCCCATCTCCGCGAAGAGTCCCCCGCGCTGCCGCCGCCCGGCGACATCCAGCTCGACTTCGTCGGCTCGCTGGCGAACGCCGCGACGGTGATCGCATCCCTGCACCGAGGCGAGAAGCGCCTGGTGTTCTGCGAAGCACGCAGACAGGTTGAGGAGCTCGGGGCTGCCCTGCGTGCCAAGGGAGTCACCACCTTCTTGTCCCACGCCTCGCTGTCCGTGGACGAGCGCAGGAAGGCCGAGGAGGCCTTCGCCGAGGCCCGCGACTGCGTGATCGTATCCACCAGCACCCTCGAACTCGGCATCGACGTCGGGGACTTGGACCGGGTCATCCAGGTCGACGCACCCGGAACCGTAGCGTCGTTCCTGCAACGTCTTGGGCGGACGGGCCGCCGACCTGGCTCGGCCCGCAACTGCCTCTTCCTCGCCCTGGATGAAAGTGGTCTGCTCAGTGCGTCCGCCCTGCTCCTGCTATGGTCACGCGGCTGGGTCGAACCGGTGGTGGCTCCGCCCGAGCCCCGGCACATCGCCGCACAGCAGATCCTTGCGCTCTGCCTGCAGGAACACCGAGTCGGCGACCAGCTGTGGAAAGAGTGGTGGGGTGGGCTCGGCCCCTTCGGGCCATCCGCCGAGCCGATCCTGCGGCACCTCGTCCAGGAGGGGTATCTGGATCAGGACGGCGGAATGCTATTCATCGGCCCCGAAGCCGAACGCCGCTTCGGATACCGGCACTTTATGGATATCACGGCCGTATTCACTGCGGCCCCAGAGTTCACGGTGCTTGCAGGCCGCAGTGAGATCGGTACGACCGACCCGGCACTGCTCACGGACGAGATCGCCGGTCCGCGCCGCCTGCTCCTTGCGGGCCGCAGCTGGCAGGTGACCCACATCGACTGGTCACGGCGCCGCTGCTTCGTCGATCCGGTGGACAGCGGTGGCCGCGCCCGGTGGGGAGGAGCTGGTCTCGTCCGGGCCGCATCGTACGAACTCGCACGTGCGGCCCGGGAAGTACTGCTCGGCGCCGACCCGCCCGTCGTCCTGACCCGACGCGCCCAGACCGCCCTCGCAGAAGCACGCGACCACAGCGCCGAGGTGGTGCACACTGACGGGACAGTGATCGTACGAGGTGGCCGAGATACCAATGTGCGCTGGTGGACCTGGGCCGGCTACCGGGCCAACGCCACGCTGGCCGCGACCCTCACCACGGTCGCTGACCCGCTGCAACGGCCTACTGATGCCTATCTGCGGCTCCGCGAGGACGTGACCGTCGCGGAATGGAGTAAGGCGGTTACCGAGGCGACCAATCAGTTGTGCCTGCCCGCCGTGGATGCCCGAGCACTCAATGGTCTAAAGTTCAGCGCTGCGCTCCCGCCTCGGCTCGCGGAGGCCACACTCGCCGTTCGTCTCGCGGATCTGTACGGCGCGGCGGCCATCCTGCGGGAGCCGTCGAGATTCACGGAAATGGGCTACTGA
- a CDS encoding helix-turn-helix domain-containing protein, giving the protein MQIRRLREERRYSLEELAERSGLSFRGLIYIEHGQRSPSVLTLLDIAAGLDVEPGELVNHIAQEDSGSSASDGPS; this is encoded by the coding sequence ATGCAAATCCGTCGTCTCAGAGAGGAGCGGAGATACAGCCTGGAAGAACTTGCAGAGCGCAGCGGGCTGAGCTTTCGTGGCCTCATCTATATCGAGCATGGACAGCGCAGCCCCAGCGTGCTGACGCTCTTGGATATCGCTGCGGGGCTTGATGTGGAGCCGGGGGAACTCGTCAATCACATCGCCCAGGAAGACTCCGGTTCCTCTGCCTCCGATGGTCCGAGCTGA
- a CDS encoding tyrosine-type recombinase/integrase codes for MSKPIEPFDRWHKRYPKPERGDTPCRCGAPQQSLYPSADHGRGHRWQARYTDYSGKEKRPTFATWQEARDCLDKVLTEAERKTSRDSNPGSLQVEYFATEMMNRRRKRKKNANTCDTYESHLRSHILPFAGHRTADSLRRPDSMAFVDHLLDKQGIDSACTVVQIFKTWRILVHYMLDEDVPLPPNIVARIDLPDVTPRVKVALSPGQVAAVAAAMRKVAPRYEVLIWLGACAGLRQGEAFGLKRSQVAWNHDLLHIEEQRQRGKAVRLKTKASYATLPVDHFLIGRLLHHVSRFSEPEPVSPGAERRRRARGYAEPPDEGLIVTNRHGRPVLISDFHQKWRKAVKQAGLPDRTRFHDLKHFYTTTLGGSGKHDPKTVQALSRHAKFSETWDTYAHPPLAVEEVMVTVFGTAFSHIDAPTTSLPNGSTFLACASSAS; via the coding sequence ATGAGCAAGCCAATCGAGCCGTTCGATCGCTGGCACAAGAGATATCCAAAACCAGAACGCGGTGACACACCGTGCCGCTGTGGCGCGCCACAGCAGTCTCTGTATCCGTCTGCGGACCACGGCCGAGGCCACCGATGGCAGGCCCGGTACACCGACTACTCAGGAAAAGAGAAACGACCGACCTTTGCCACCTGGCAGGAAGCCCGCGACTGCCTGGACAAGGTGCTCACGGAAGCCGAAAGGAAGACGTCGCGCGACAGCAATCCGGGCAGCCTGCAAGTTGAATACTTCGCAACCGAGATGATGAACAGGAGGCGCAAGCGGAAGAAGAATGCCAATACCTGCGACACCTACGAAAGCCATCTCCGCAGCCACATCCTGCCCTTCGCCGGCCACCGCACCGCAGACAGCCTGCGCCGCCCCGATTCCATGGCCTTCGTCGACCACCTCCTCGACAAGCAAGGCATCGACTCAGCCTGCACCGTCGTCCAGATCTTCAAGACCTGGCGCATCCTCGTGCACTACATGCTGGACGAGGACGTCCCGCTCCCTCCCAACATCGTGGCGAGGATCGACCTCCCGGACGTCACCCCCCGCGTCAAGGTCGCACTGTCTCCTGGGCAGGTCGCCGCGGTCGCAGCGGCAATGCGGAAGGTCGCGCCGCGCTACGAGGTCCTGATCTGGCTCGGAGCCTGCGCCGGACTACGTCAGGGCGAGGCCTTCGGGCTGAAGCGAAGCCAGGTGGCCTGGAACCACGACCTGCTTCACATCGAAGAGCAACGGCAGCGCGGTAAGGCCGTACGCCTCAAGACCAAGGCCAGCTACGCCACCTTGCCAGTGGATCACTTCCTGATCGGGCGGCTGCTACACCACGTGTCACGGTTCTCTGAGCCGGAGCCCGTCTCACCAGGCGCCGAGCGCCGCCGCCGGGCACGCGGCTACGCCGAGCCGCCGGACGAGGGCCTGATCGTCACGAACCGTCACGGCCGACCCGTACTGATCAGCGACTTCCACCAGAAATGGCGAAAGGCCGTGAAGCAAGCCGGACTTCCGGACAGAACCCGCTTCCACGACCTCAAGCACTTCTACACCACCACGCTCGGCGGCTCCGGCAAACACGACCCGAAAACCGTGCAAGCCCTATCCCGGCACGCGAAATTCTCCGAGACCTGGGACACCTACGCCCACCCGCCCCTCGCCGTGGAGGAGGTCATGGTCACTGTGTTCGGAACCGCGTTCTCGCACATCGACGCTCCGACGACATCGTTGCCGAACGGGTCTACCTTCCTGGCTTGCGCGTCGTCCGCGTCCTGA
- the brxD gene encoding BREX system ATP-binding protein BrxD — protein sequence MSTPLVSAARRREVIDALRRGTVPQTGLDLFAVGLDRFAPALDERILTTTTGGAAFHAIRGEYGSGKTFFARWLAERAKRAGLATAEIQISETETPLHKLETVYRRLTERLTTATQPPSALRSVIDGWFYALEEDASETRPDLADDSAGLEAAVDALMEERLRTVARTTPAFSAALRGYRRATMDGDAATAEALIAWLGGQKSVAASARRAAGVRGDLDHFAALGFLQGLLTVLKDCGHPGLLIVLDEIETLQRVRGDVREKGLNALRQLLDEIDTGRFPGLFLVITGTPAFYDGQQGVQRLPPLAQRLATDFTTDPRFDNPRAVQLRLSGFDLQRLGELGRSVRDLYAGAARNPDRIASLVDDAYVSELATAMTSRLGGRAGIAPRLFLRKLVADVLDRVDEFEDFDPRRDYALTVNTAELSEIERNAAADTADDIELELP from the coding sequence ATGAGTACTCCGCTCGTGAGCGCGGCCCGCCGCCGCGAGGTCATCGACGCACTGCGGCGCGGGACCGTACCCCAGACCGGCCTCGATCTTTTCGCTGTCGGCCTGGACAGGTTCGCCCCGGCGCTGGATGAACGCATCTTGACGACCACTACCGGTGGTGCCGCCTTCCACGCCATCCGCGGCGAGTACGGATCCGGCAAGACGTTCTTCGCCCGCTGGCTCGCGGAACGCGCCAAAAGGGCCGGTCTCGCCACCGCCGAGATCCAGATCTCGGAGACCGAAACCCCGTTGCACAAACTGGAGACGGTGTACCGGCGGCTGACGGAGCGGCTGACGACTGCGACCCAGCCGCCCAGCGCCCTGCGGTCCGTGATCGACGGCTGGTTCTACGCCCTCGAAGAGGATGCCAGCGAGACTCGTCCCGACCTCGCAGACGACAGCGCGGGCCTGGAGGCAGCGGTCGACGCGCTGATGGAAGAACGTCTGCGGACGGTGGCACGGACCACCCCCGCCTTTTCGGCCGCGCTGCGCGGATATCGCAGGGCCACCATGGATGGGGACGCGGCCACTGCTGAGGCGCTCATCGCCTGGCTCGGCGGCCAGAAGTCGGTGGCTGCGTCGGCACGGCGTGCCGCCGGTGTGCGAGGCGATTTGGACCACTTCGCCGCACTCGGTTTCCTGCAGGGACTCCTGACCGTGCTGAAGGACTGCGGTCACCCGGGCCTGCTGATCGTTCTCGACGAGATCGAAACGCTGCAGCGTGTGCGCGGCGACGTACGCGAGAAGGGCCTCAACGCGCTACGTCAGCTTCTGGACGAGATCGATACAGGACGCTTTCCTGGCCTCTTCCTGGTCATCACAGGCACGCCTGCCTTCTATGACGGGCAGCAGGGGGTCCAGCGGCTTCCGCCGCTCGCTCAGCGCCTGGCCACCGACTTCACCACCGATCCGCGCTTCGACAACCCGCGGGCTGTACAGCTGCGGCTCAGCGGCTTCGACCTACAGCGTCTGGGAGAACTCGGCCGTTCGGTGAGGGACCTGTACGCAGGGGCAGCTCGGAACCCGGACAGGATCGCATCGCTGGTCGACGACGCGTACGTCTCCGAGCTGGCCACGGCTATGACGAGCAGGCTCGGTGGACGGGCGGGCATTGCGCCCCGTCTGTTCCTTCGCAAACTCGTCGCAGACGTGCTGGACAGGGTCGACGAGTTCGAGGACTTCGATCCTCGCAGGGATTATGCCCTGACGGTGAACACGGCCGAACTGAGCGAGATCGAGCGCAACGCAGCAGCCGACACCGCCGATGACATCGAGCTGGAGTTGCCGTGA